The following proteins come from a genomic window of Ignavibacteria bacterium:
- a CDS encoding amino acid permease codes for MHEPGRNIKGELHLTSKQISVAGGVAIVSGMVIGPGIFKTPSIVAANSGSEIITLGLWLLGGIISLLGALCYAELTSTYPNAGGEYYFLTKSFGKRIAFLFAWARMTVIQTGSIVMLSFIIGDYASEALRLGTYSSSIYAALTVLILTGVNLLGLPSSSRLQMALIAGMLAGIMIIVFAGIISPSPQELNAITAPEGEAPDETSLAFGRAMIFILLTYGGWNEAAYISAEVKSRKGIVKVLFYSIGLITFVYLLINFSLLKGFGFLNVSASETVAADFVLRALGKDWVKLISLLIAASALSTVNAVMITGARTNYALGRDFSTFRFLSKWNSNEKSPQNAFLFQSGIAFILIILGSLTRSGFVTMVEYTAPVFWLFFLLVGVTLFILRYKDPITFRPFSVPLYPVVPVMFCLSAAYMLHSSLSYTGIGALIGICVLFAGIPFLFIKNSEEKEEQL; via the coding sequence ATGCATGAACCGGGAAGAAATATAAAAGGGGAACTTCATCTTACATCAAAACAAATTTCCGTCGCCGGAGGAGTGGCAATTGTAAGCGGGATGGTAATTGGCCCCGGAATTTTCAAGACCCCTTCAATTGTTGCCGCAAATTCAGGCAGTGAAATTATTACTCTCGGCCTCTGGCTTCTGGGCGGAATTATATCGCTGCTCGGGGCTCTCTGCTACGCAGAACTTACAAGCACTTACCCTAATGCCGGAGGAGAATATTATTTTCTTACAAAGTCTTTCGGCAAACGCATAGCATTTTTGTTCGCCTGGGCACGCATGACGGTCATTCAAACCGGATCAATTGTAATGCTTTCATTTATTATTGGAGACTACGCTTCAGAAGCACTCCGCCTGGGAACATATTCATCTTCAATATACGCTGCTTTAACTGTACTCATCTTAACAGGGGTTAATCTCTTGGGACTTCCTTCAAGCAGCAGGCTTCAGATGGCGCTGATTGCAGGAATGCTCGCCGGAATCATGATAATTGTTTTCGCGGGCATTATCTCACCTTCTCCTCAGGAGCTAAATGCCATTACTGCCCCAGAAGGTGAAGCTCCAGATGAAACAAGCCTGGCGTTTGGAAGGGCAATGATATTTATTCTTTTAACCTACGGAGGCTGGAACGAGGCAGCTTACATATCAGCCGAGGTAAAAAGCAGGAAAGGAATAGTTAAGGTCCTTTTCTACAGCATTGGACTTATTACTTTCGTCTATCTCCTTATAAATTTTTCTTTACTTAAAGGTTTCGGCTTCTTGAACGTTTCCGCATCTGAAACCGTGGCAGCGGACTTCGTACTAAGGGCACTCGGCAAAGACTGGGTGAAACTGATCAGCCTTTTAATTGCTGCCTCAGCCCTCAGCACCGTAAACGCCGTAATGATCACGGGCGCCAGGACGAACTATGCCCTCGGACGGGATTTCAGTACCTTCCGTTTTCTTTCCAAATGGAACAGTAATGAAAAATCCCCCCAAAACGCATTCCTGTTCCAGAGCGGGATTGCCTTTATTTTAATAATTCTTGGAAGCCTTACAAGAAGCGGCTTTGTTACCATGGTTGAATATACGGCACCTGTCTTCTGGCTATTCTTTCTCCTTGTTGGAGTAACTCTTTTTATTCTGCGCTATAAAGATCCAATTACGTTCCGCCCGTTTAGTGTTCCATTGTACCCTGTTGTACCTGTCATGTTCTGCTTAAGCGCAGCCTATATGCTTCACTCAAGCTTAAGCTATACGGGTATCGGGGCCTTAATAGGCATATGTGTTTTATTTGCCGGAATACCATTTTTATTCATAAAAAATTCCGAAGAAAAGGAGGAGCAACTATGA
- a CDS encoding HTH domain-containing protein, giving the protein MEVAEQVLETMKKAQKPLSAGQIAEISGIERKEVDKAMKKLKTDGKISSPKNCFWEPAK; this is encoded by the coding sequence ATGGAAGTAGCAGAGCAGGTACTGGAAACAATGAAAAAGGCACAGAAGCCTTTGTCGGCAGGTCAGATAGCCGAAATCTCAGGCATTGAAAGAAAAGAGGTTGACAAGGCCATGAAAAAATTAAAAACTGATGGGAAAATATCTTCCCCAAAGAACTGCTTCTGGGAACCCGCAAAGTAA
- a CDS encoding DUF488 domain-containing protein: protein MVKLKRIYEEYDEEDGFRILVDRLWPRGIKKEGSHVDLWLKELGPSSELRKWFNHDPAKWQEFKKKYRSELSGKKDLLSEIRNAEKENKTVTLLYGAKDTEHNQAVVIAGML from the coding sequence ATGGTAAAGCTTAAACGAATATATGAAGAATACGACGAGGAGGACGGCTTTAGAATCCTTGTCGACCGCCTGTGGCCAAGGGGGATAAAAAAAGAAGGCTCACACGTTGACCTATGGCTTAAGGAACTGGGGCCGAGCAGCGAACTCAGGAAGTGGTTTAATCACGATCCGGCAAAGTGGCAGGAGTTCAAAAAGAAGTACCGCAGTGAACTCTCTGGTAAAAAAGATCTATTAAGTGAAATCCGTAATGCTGAAAAGGAAAACAAGACTGTAACTCTCCTCTACGGGGCAAAGGATACTGAACATAACCAGGCAGTGGTAATTGCCGGAATGCTATGA
- a CDS encoding UPF0182 family protein encodes MYNALFIALLLIAAFLFFTGAKRQEKGRMLLGAVIAALTIFFFWFMDFWGEALWYESLGYGDRFWIINSSNIGFGVLGAILGYILIYVLMLSIPRRNKTVHIAARVLGLVMGGLWGYSNWEVILKFFNRVDTGIREPILGQDVGFYLFSLPFYDSIYWLFMLSSTVALIAALVVSFTRFRENNIFLYFPYEIEINSAGWSSPLFLTSSVFVLALAVGRYLERYHLMFSSTGVVAGPGWTDVNILLPAYAVVIVLLVIIGLLLLVPYTRRKAGEFYSRKFRKFSDRPYIGVLAVPAVLIAAIWIIAFGALPQIFQWLVVEPNEITFERPYIQNNIKFTRMAFGLDNMEEKEYPLTGSFTQQTVQNNPNIFNNVRLWDWKALDAVYRQFQSIRLYYEFSDVDVDRYNIDGKMRQVMVSGREINLDNLPPQSQTFVNKRFQYTHGYGITMAAVNEFTEQGLPHLLIKDIPPVSESPSLKVSQPQIYFGEETNSPVVVNTKAKEFDYPSGEDNVYTKYSGKGGVELSNFWRKFLYGWKFDGTNFLFSDYPTTQSRLMFHRQVQERVKLLAPFLNFDKDAYIVLANGRLYWMLDAYTTSGNYPYSQPFSAQENIPYKEGNETRNLTTDFSSYLEGANYIRNSVKAVVDAYDGTVNFYIMDKKDPIIKVWSKIFPHLFKSREEMPKEILNHLRYPMEMLLTQGIVYAKYHMTDPTVFYNQEDLWVRATAKYYNEVQPVDPYYIMWQVPGSDKQQFVLMLPFTPKNRQVLIGWIAGMCDPENYGRFISYQFPKDQTVLGPQQVETKIDQDSYLSGQLTLWDQHGSKVIRGNVLAIPVNNTLFYVEPIYLQAETAAYPELRLVVVMHQENMSYAKTFEDALGGLFSRSPQPPPAETASSGTKPQAAQQQAPSMQAQIKTANDAFNNYLRLQGEKKFPEAARELERLQQTLQTLSNQAK; translated from the coding sequence ATGTATAATGCCTTATTTATAGCTCTGCTTTTAATTGCTGCTTTTCTGTTTTTTACAGGAGCAAAAAGACAGGAAAAGGGAAGAATGCTGCTTGGCGCCGTAATTGCAGCCCTCACGATCTTCTTTTTCTGGTTTATGGATTTCTGGGGAGAGGCGCTGTGGTACGAAAGCCTCGGCTACGGCGACCGGTTCTGGATTATTAATTCCTCAAATATCGGCTTCGGCGTACTTGGAGCCATTCTGGGCTACATCTTAATTTACGTTCTGATGCTTTCAATTCCACGAAGGAATAAAACCGTCCACATAGCTGCCCGTGTGCTGGGACTTGTCATGGGCGGGCTCTGGGGATATTCCAACTGGGAGGTGATCCTTAAATTCTTCAACAGGGTAGATACCGGAATTCGTGAGCCCATACTTGGACAAGACGTAGGCTTCTACCTGTTCTCGCTTCCTTTTTATGATTCCATTTACTGGCTCTTCATGCTTTCCTCGACAGTTGCGCTTATTGCAGCACTCGTCGTTTCATTTACGCGTTTCAGGGAGAATAATATCTTCCTTTATTTCCCGTATGAAATTGAAATAAACAGCGCCGGATGGTCGAGCCCGTTATTCCTTACTTCTTCCGTCTTTGTCCTTGCTCTTGCCGTGGGAAGATATTTAGAGCGCTATCACCTTATGTTTTCCTCCACAGGAGTAGTTGCAGGACCGGGCTGGACGGATGTAAACATTCTTCTTCCGGCATATGCAGTTGTAATTGTTTTACTCGTTATTATCGGTTTATTGTTATTAGTGCCCTACACGCGCCGCAAGGCAGGGGAGTTTTATTCGAGGAAGTTCCGCAAGTTTTCCGACCGCCCATATATTGGCGTGCTTGCGGTGCCGGCCGTTCTTATTGCGGCAATCTGGATTATAGCCTTTGGAGCACTTCCGCAAATTTTTCAGTGGCTCGTGGTTGAACCAAACGAAATAACATTCGAACGCCCGTATATACAGAACAACATAAAGTTTACACGCATGGCTTTCGGGCTGGATAATATGGAGGAAAAGGAATACCCCCTTACAGGATCATTTACACAGCAGACTGTTCAGAATAATCCAAATATCTTTAATAACGTCCGGCTCTGGGACTGGAAGGCTCTCGACGCTGTCTACAGGCAGTTTCAGTCGATCCGCCTTTATTATGAGTTTTCTGACGTTGACGTGGACCGCTATAATATTGACGGTAAAATGAGGCAGGTTATGGTCTCCGGCCGCGAGATTAATCTGGACAACCTGCCGCCTCAGAGCCAGACCTTCGTCAACAAAAGATTCCAGTACACTCACGGCTACGGAATCACAATGGCAGCCGTTAATGAATTTACGGAGCAGGGGCTGCCGCACCTTTTAATAAAGGATATTCCGCCGGTCAGCGAATCACCTTCTCTCAAGGTCAGCCAGCCGCAGATCTATTTTGGAGAGGAAACGAACTCGCCCGTTGTTGTAAACACCAAGGCGAAGGAGTTTGACTACCCCAGCGGCGAGGATAATGTCTATACAAAATATTCGGGCAAAGGAGGAGTTGAGCTATCAAACTTCTGGAGGAAATTCCTTTACGGGTGGAAGTTCGACGGGACCAATTTCCTCTTCTCAGACTATCCCACAACCCAAAGCCGCCTCATGTTTCACCGCCAGGTGCAGGAGAGGGTAAAGCTGCTTGCCCCGTTCCTTAATTTTGATAAGGATGCCTATATAGTCCTTGCCAACGGGAGACTTTACTGGATGCTGGATGCTTATACCACCTCGGGCAACTACCCGTACAGCCAGCCCTTTTCAGCTCAGGAAAATATTCCCTATAAGGAAGGCAACGAGACAAGAAACCTCACTACGGATTTCAGCTCTTATCTGGAAGGTGCAAATTATATCCGCAATTCCGTTAAAGCTGTTGTTGATGCATACGACGGAACGGTGAACTTCTATATTATGGACAAGAAAGACCCTATAATTAAGGTCTGGAGCAAAATATTCCCTCATCTTTTCAAGTCACGTGAGGAGATGCCTAAGGAAATTCTGAACCACTTGCGTTATCCCATGGAAATGCTTCTGACTCAGGGCATAGTTTATGCAAAATATCATATGACAGATCCTACGGTCTTCTACAACCAGGAGGACCTCTGGGTCAGGGCGACGGCAAAATATTATAACGAGGTGCAGCCGGTAGATCCATACTATATAATGTGGCAGGTACCGGGCTCAGACAAGCAGCAGTTTGTCCTGATGCTTCCATTTACTCCCAAGAACCGGCAGGTGCTTATCGGATGGATTGCAGGAATGTGCGACCCTGAAAATTACGGGCGATTTATCTCGTACCAGTTCCCAAAGGATCAGACTGTGCTTGGACCTCAGCAGGTGGAAACGAAAATTGACCAGGACAGCTACTTGTCAGGACAGCTTACGCTCTGGGATCAGCACGGTTCAAAGGTGATACGCGGAAATGTACTGGCGATCCCGGTAAATAACACACTTTTTTATGTTGAACCGATCTACCTGCAGGCAGAAACAGCAGCTTATCCAGAGCTGAGGCTTGTGGTTGTAATGCATCAGGAAAATATGAGTTATGCAAAAACCTTTGAGGATGCCTTAGGCGGACTATTCAGCCGCTCGCCCCAGCCGCCTCCTGCCGAGACTGCTTCAAGCGGCACTAAGCCTCAGGCGGCGCAGCAGCAGGCTCCCAGTATGCAGGCGCAGATTAAAACTGCCAATGATGCCTTTAACAATTATCTGAGGCTTCAGGGAGAGAAGAAATTTCCTGAGGCGGCCAGGGAACTTGAAAGACTGCAGCAGACGCTGCAGACACTTTCAAATCAGGCCAAATAA
- a CDS encoding DUF116 domain-containing protein — translation METITYSLRCGDKNSQEYYKTVSRFADEVLIKSEDSLLPLIKDFKEYLKKYKLEEIREDEEYLLELISFGVLWQTYAHVALKVHAAPFVTLSHMSEWRKRHQKVKPYIDIARGLLTTLFLLPQKSRSKEHSLPTLNQIDHVCKWFEATGEFREQALRFILWRAYWQTKSKEELQVIFQTIYNFTLWFQESSLKALGKYTENVEGFLRKSFNHYMWREDRISCTRSRAEYHLNMAGAELMNRAFRKDFQNTETKAVLLPGCMRGRPAEECEATKVPGGLRCEGCLAGCRVNQIREMGRKYNFEVYVIPHASDLSLWGPRESAPSRGVIASACITTLVEGGWELKRYDVPAQCVILDFCGCKKHWHKDGLETELNIRELKKILLES, via the coding sequence ATGGAAACTATCACATATTCTCTCAGATGCGGGGATAAAAATTCGCAGGAGTACTATAAAACTGTAAGCAGGTTTGCTGACGAGGTTTTAATAAAGTCTGAGGATTCCCTTCTGCCGCTCATTAAAGATTTTAAAGAATATCTGAAGAAATACAAGCTCGAAGAAATCCGTGAAGATGAGGAATATCTTCTTGAACTGATCAGTTTTGGAGTATTGTGGCAGACTTACGCTCACGTTGCACTCAAAGTCCACGCTGCACCTTTTGTAACACTTTCCCATATGTCGGAGTGGCGCAAAAGGCATCAGAAGGTAAAACCATATATTGACATAGCCCGGGGCCTCCTCACCACTCTTTTTCTTCTGCCGCAGAAGTCACGATCCAAAGAACATTCACTTCCGACCTTAAACCAGATAGACCACGTCTGCAAATGGTTCGAAGCAACGGGGGAATTCCGCGAGCAGGCACTGCGATTCATTCTCTGGAGGGCTTACTGGCAGACTAAGAGCAAGGAGGAACTGCAGGTTATTTTTCAAACCATATACAATTTCACCCTGTGGTTTCAGGAAAGCTCACTCAAGGCGCTTGGCAAATACACGGAAAATGTGGAAGGTTTCTTAAGAAAATCATTTAATCATTACATGTGGCGTGAGGACCGGATTTCCTGCACGCGCTCGCGTGCAGAGTATCATCTTAACATGGCCGGAGCAGAGCTGATGAACAGGGCATTCAGGAAAGATTTTCAGAATACGGAGACTAAAGCCGTTCTGCTTCCCGGCTGCATGAGAGGCCGCCCGGCTGAAGAGTGTGAAGCCACAAAGGTCCCGGGAGGGCTGCGCTGTGAAGGCTGCCTTGCAGGCTGCCGCGTTAACCAGATCCGCGAGATGGGAAGGAAGTATAATTTTGAAGTTTACGTCATTCCCCATGCATCCGACCTTTCGCTCTGGGGGCCGCGTGAGAGTGCCCCAAGCCGGGGAGTAATTGCATCGGCCTGCATTACAACTCTTGTTGAAGGAGGCTGGGAGCTCAAACGCTACGATGTACCCGCCCAGTGCGTCATTCTGGACTTTTGCGGCTGCAAAAAACACTGGCACAAAGACGGGCTTGAAACAGAGCTGAACATCCGGGAACTAAAGAAAATACTTTTAGAATCCTGA
- a CDS encoding glycoside hydrolase family 97 protein — MFSKKTADCFLFLKHPGASLISKYTILFSILLFSTASGEDYSVKSPNGRLTVTVSTKDSVIFSVLLDGKNLINPSPVSMRLKNGMQLGKNTSVKGTKKNTINETIEAVVPVKNKIIKNNCNELLINFKGNYSLAFRAYDDGMAYRFITDFPDKEITVEWENARFNFAGDYRVFFPEEELWDFVSHYERSYKDTHLLAIKDTQFCSLPVLLSTENKTKILITEADLYDYPNMFLYGTGAAAFRPAFPKVTLALNHVNDRDDDITKLADYIAVVKGRRTFPWRVIAVAPDDKDLLECDLVYKLSSPNEIENTNWIKPGRVAWDWWNDRNIYNVSFPSGINTNTYKYYIDFASRFGLEYVILDEGWSRSSHDLLHTVPELDLPELIQYAQKKNVGLILWVLWNALDENITQVLDQFASWGVKGIKVDFMQRGDQYMVNFYERTANEAAKRKLAVDFHGAYKPSGLNRKYPNVLSQEGVKGLEHDKWSTDVTPTHDVTLPFTRMAAGPMDFTPGAMINANKDDFRAIFSEPMSQGTRCHQAAMYVVFTSPLQMFSDNPSNYMKDSAYTRFISRMPSVWDKTVGLSSQAGEYVSVARKSGSSWYIGAMTDWNSRELEIPLSFLEAGSYRLEYIEDGVNANRHASDYKFGNKDIKSSETLKIKLAPGGGWAGILTPAK, encoded by the coding sequence ATGTTTTCAAAGAAAACTGCAGATTGCTTTCTCTTCCTTAAGCACCCTGGGGCTTCACTTATTTCAAAGTACACCATTCTGTTTTCTATTCTTCTTTTCAGCACCGCCTCGGGTGAGGATTATTCCGTTAAGTCACCCAATGGTAGACTGACAGTTACAGTCTCAACTAAGGACAGCGTAATTTTTTCCGTTTTACTGGACGGAAAAAACCTGATTAACCCGAGCCCTGTTTCAATGAGGCTGAAAAATGGGATGCAGCTGGGTAAAAACACTTCAGTTAAAGGGACAAAGAAAAATACAATAAATGAAACAATTGAAGCGGTTGTACCCGTTAAGAATAAGATAATTAAAAATAACTGCAATGAGCTCTTAATAAACTTCAAGGGGAATTACAGCCTGGCCTTCAGGGCTTACGACGACGGAATGGCCTACAGGTTTATTACAGACTTCCCCGACAAGGAGATAACCGTGGAATGGGAAAATGCCAGGTTCAATTTTGCCGGCGACTACAGGGTCTTCTTTCCCGAAGAAGAGCTCTGGGACTTTGTATCCCATTATGAACGTTCATATAAGGACACGCATCTTCTGGCAATAAAAGATACACAGTTCTGTTCACTCCCTGTCCTTCTTTCTACTGAAAACAAAACTAAGATTCTTATAACTGAAGCTGACCTTTACGACTATCCCAACATGTTCCTCTATGGAACAGGAGCTGCAGCCTTCAGGCCGGCCTTTCCCAAAGTCACGCTTGCACTTAACCACGTTAACGACAGGGATGACGACATAACAAAACTTGCCGATTATATAGCAGTTGTAAAAGGCAGAAGAACTTTCCCCTGGCGCGTTATTGCTGTTGCACCCGACGACAAAGACCTGCTTGAATGTGACCTCGTCTATAAACTCTCAAGCCCTAACGAAATTGAAAATACGAACTGGATCAAGCCTGGCAGGGTTGCATGGGACTGGTGGAATGACCGCAATATATATAACGTCAGTTTCCCCTCCGGAATTAATACAAACACATATAAGTATTATATTGATTTCGCCTCCAGATTTGGCCTGGAATATGTGATTCTGGATGAGGGGTGGTCACGTTCGAGCCACGACCTTCTGCATACCGTACCGGAACTTGACCTTCCGGAACTTATTCAGTATGCCCAAAAGAAAAACGTCGGTCTTATACTATGGGTCCTCTGGAATGCGCTCGACGAAAATATAACACAGGTTCTGGACCAGTTTGCTTCCTGGGGTGTTAAGGGAATTAAAGTCGACTTCATGCAAAGGGGCGACCAGTATATGGTAAACTTCTATGAACGCACAGCCAATGAGGCTGCTAAAAGAAAACTTGCTGTAGATTTTCATGGGGCGTACAAGCCTTCGGGACTTAACCGCAAATATCCGAACGTCCTTTCGCAGGAAGGTGTAAAGGGTCTGGAACACGATAAGTGGAGTACAGACGTCACCCCCACGCACGACGTTACACTCCCATTTACAAGGATGGCCGCAGGACCCATGGATTTTACGCCGGGCGCAATGATAAACGCAAACAAGGACGATTTCCGCGCAATATTCTCTGAACCGATGAGCCAGGGGACACGATGCCATCAGGCGGCAATGTACGTGGTATTTACAAGCCCCTTGCAGATGTTTTCGGATAATCCTTCAAATTATATGAAAGATTCGGCTTATACACGTTTCATTTCACGCATGCCCTCAGTCTGGGATAAAACCGTGGGGCTCAGTTCCCAGGCAGGAGAATATGTGTCTGTTGCAAGAAAAAGCGGCAGCTCCTGGTACATTGGTGCAATGACGGACTGGAATAGCCGGGAGCTTGAAATCCCGCTTTCATTTCTTGAGGCTGGGAGCTACAGACTTGAATACATTGAGGACGGGGTTAATGCAAACCGCCATGCCTCAGACTATAAATTTGGCAATAAGGACATTAAATCTTCAGAAACATTAAAGATAAAACTTGCACCCGGAGGAGGATGGGCTGGAATTTTAACTCCTGCTAAATAA
- a CDS encoding T9SS type A sorting domain-containing protein, translating into MKRFTIFFFLILTLSLSAHEWKEQASGTKKDLLSISAVTNKIVWISGRHGTVLRTVDEGTTWRNAGGGSVLDTMDILNIFALDSSTAFCSASPVTDTIMYKTTSYIFKTSNAGKTWTKVFTQSDGRINGMFFFDTSRGIACGNPVNNRWSIWITNDGGITWDSSKIKIAMAAQSSSGWNNSVWGDTSSHMLAFGTNDSTLYVSTDSGKTWTSKATKGLRDITAIYFSNNNGFAAGESLLRTEDLGKTWRTVNASGTGMITGIIVHENWDCFMTRMGNKTIPDNHVYSAQNFGDSTWHVAYTAPDTSAYLYLTQARNGQGNAWAVRQNGGITIGLHSPSESQPSAVEKGNTSPTVYSLSQNYPNPFNPSTTIKYSIPERKLVNIKVFDILGKEVAVLTNDFKDAGTYTLQFDGSSLPSGMYIYRIQAGTFTESRKLMLLK; encoded by the coding sequence ATGAAACGTTTTACCATTTTCTTTTTTTTAATTTTAACTTTATCCCTCAGCGCACATGAGTGGAAGGAACAGGCATCAGGAACAAAAAAGGACCTTCTTTCCATTTCGGCTGTAACAAACAAGATCGTCTGGATAAGCGGCCGTCATGGTACTGTACTCCGCACTGTAGATGAAGGCACAACCTGGCGGAATGCTGGAGGCGGATCTGTACTCGATACAATGGACATATTGAACATTTTCGCCCTGGATTCCTCTACAGCCTTCTGCAGCGCTTCCCCGGTGACAGATACAATAATGTATAAGACTACCTCCTACATATTTAAGACAAGCAACGCCGGCAAAACCTGGACAAAAGTTTTTACGCAATCAGATGGACGGATAAACGGAATGTTTTTCTTCGATACCAGCCGTGGCATTGCCTGCGGAAACCCGGTTAATAACCGATGGTCCATCTGGATTACAAATGACGGCGGCATAACCTGGGACTCTAGCAAAATAAAAATTGCAATGGCTGCCCAATCCAGCTCCGGATGGAATAACTCGGTCTGGGGAGATACCTCATCCCACATGCTGGCTTTCGGAACAAATGATTCAACACTCTACGTCTCAACTGATTCAGGAAAAACCTGGACCTCCAAAGCCACAAAGGGACTTAGAGATATCACTGCAATTTATTTCTCCAATAATAACGGCTTTGCAGCAGGTGAAAGCTTACTAAGAACTGAAGACCTGGGAAAAACCTGGAGAACTGTAAACGCTTCCGGAACCGGAATGATCACCGGAATAATTGTACACGAGAACTGGGACTGCTTTATGACGAGAATGGGAAATAAAACAATACCGGATAATCACGTCTACAGCGCCCAGAACTTCGGCGACAGCACCTGGCACGTTGCCTATACCGCGCCTGATACATCCGCATATTTATATCTTACTCAGGCCCGTAACGGACAGGGCAATGCATGGGCGGTTAGACAGAATGGAGGAATTACAATCGGGCTGCACTCGCCATCAGAAAGCCAGCCATCTGCAGTTGAAAAAGGCAATACTTCACCAACAGTTTATAGCTTAAGCCAGAATTACCCGAATCCGTTTAACCCCAGCACAACAATTAAATATTCCATTCCTGAAAGAAAGCTTGTCAATATTAAGGTATTCGATATCCTGGGGAAAGAAGTTGCAGTTCTCACAAATGACTTTAAGGATGCGGGCACATATACCCTTCAGTTTGACGGAAGCAGCCTGCCAAGCGGAATGTATATCTACAGGATTCAGGCCGGAACATTTACTGAAAGCAGAAAACTGATGCTGCTAAAGTAA
- a CDS encoding TIGR01777 family protein, which translates to MGKKIIITGATGLIGKYITQVLSSRGDEVTVFTRSPNTAKNELPGAREFVKWDSYDKTGEWQRHIEGKDAILHLAGEPLLGALWSNDYKEKILKSRELGTRTLVYAISRTDNKPKAFISASAIGYYGSSENNVTYTEESLPGDGFLAEVCKRWETEAAEAESLGLRRASVRVGIVLDTREGALEKLLTPFKYFMGGTVGEGNQWISWIHLIDVANIFIFALDNDFVDGALNAVAPNPVRMKDFMEILGGVMNRPSWLKIPEFPIKAAIGEASVPVTEGIKVLPERTQELGYRFQFSRFEDALNDLLKSS; encoded by the coding sequence ATGGGAAAGAAAATCATTATTACAGGCGCAACAGGCCTGATCGGGAAATATATTACACAGGTCTTAAGCTCACGCGGCGACGAGGTAACCGTTTTTACACGCTCTCCTAATACTGCCAAAAACGAACTCCCGGGCGCAAGGGAATTTGTCAAGTGGGACTCATATGATAAGACCGGTGAATGGCAGAGGCACATCGAGGGTAAGGACGCAATTCTGCACCTTGCCGGGGAACCGCTCCTGGGCGCCCTGTGGAGCAACGACTACAAGGAAAAAATACTTAAAAGCCGTGAACTTGGCACCAGAACCCTCGTTTATGCCATCAGCCGGACAGATAATAAGCCTAAAGCTTTTATTTCTGCCTCGGCAATCGGCTATTACGGCTCTTCTGAAAACAACGTCACGTATACAGAGGAAAGCCTTCCCGGAGATGGCTTTCTGGCAGAAGTATGCAAACGCTGGGAAACCGAGGCTGCCGAAGCTGAAAGCCTTGGACTGAGGCGGGCAAGCGTCAGGGTTGGAATCGTCCTCGATACAAGAGAAGGTGCTCTTGAAAAACTGCTTACCCCGTTCAAATACTTCATGGGGGGAACGGTAGGTGAAGGGAACCAGTGGATCTCCTGGATACACCTGATTGATGTGGCAAATATATTTATATTTGCCCTGGATAATGATTTTGTAGACGGAGCGCTTAATGCCGTTGCACCAAACCCCGTCAGAATGAAGGATTTTATGGAAATCCTGGGCGGCGTGATGAACAGGCCCTCGTGGCTAAAAATACCTGAATTCCCGATTAAAGCCGCAATTGGCGAAGCTTCGGTTCCTGTTACAGAAGGAATAAAAGTCCTGCCTGAAAGGACTCAGGAGCTGGGCTACCGGTTTCAGTTTTCCAGGTTTGAAGATGCACTGAACGACCTTCTGAAAAGCAGCTAG